The Limnospira fusiformis SAG 85.79 genomic interval GCCAGGATTTCTCGAACTACCAAGGAGCCTTGTACGGTCATTATTGAGTAACTCGAATAATTCCAGGTTAGCATTAGCCCGGAGACCGTCGAGACCCACAGTGACAAAACCAGGTGACTCTAAAGTGAAATTGTAATAGTCGTCAGTGTCAACCCTGCCACCTTCGGTATAGCCAATCAGACCGCGTTGGCTGATCGAACCGCCTTCGGTGAGTGGGTCCAGAGGTTGTCCCGGTGGCGTGTCGTCAAGTGAACCTGTAATCGGACTCGCAGCCATATTGATTTCGTAGGGAGTTCTTGCTGCCCCCCTGGGGAAGACCCGCACAAAATAGTTGCCCGGATCTAAGATTGTTTTGATGTTTTCATCGTTATTTCCCGGTCTGGCAGAACGTTGAAGGAGATCACGACCGTCGCTACCTATTAACTCCAGGTCGGCGTTAGCCCTCAAGCCCGTCAGGTTAATATCAACGCTACTGCGTTCATTAAGGGTGAACTGGCGATAGTCGTTAACATCCCGATAACCGTTTTCTGGGAAACCGATCCGGTCTGTGTCCCTGTAGTCCGTCAGCAAACCGATATTGTTAACGTTTCCGGGGGCTTGGCCATCAGGATCTACGGCTACCCCCAAATCGGCAATCTTCAGGGTGTAGGGACTACGGGCGCTACCTTGGGGCCGAACGGCTACATAATAAGTGCCGGGGTCTAACTCTTGTTCAATTTTTTCGTCCGCTGTTCCTGGGTTGCGAGATTCAAATATCAGGCTACCAGAATTATCTAGTAATTCCAGATTGATATTAGCGCTCAGGCCTTCTAGAGCGATCGCCAGGGATTTGGCTTCGTTGAGCCGGAAGCCATAGTAGTCTACCTGGTCGCGACTGCTACCTGTGCCGAAACCTACCCTATCACTATTACTGTAATCTCCTGTTAGCACTCCCAAATCATTGAAGAAAGAAGAACCTGGTACAGGACCACCATCTGGGTCTACCGAGTCGGTCATCGCCGTAATATCCAGGGTATAGTTGGTTCTGGCATTACCCACGGGAACCACATCCAGATAATAGGTTCCGGCTTTGAGTTCTTGGCTAATCTGTTCTGCTTCGTTGCCGGGACGGGTTGAGTCAAACAACAAACTACCGTTGGTCTCTTTTAGCTGAATGTCGGCATTTCCTCGCAGTCCGGTTAGGGAAATATCAACTTCAGCTTCACTCGCAAGAGTGAACTCATAGCGATCGGTGGTGTTACGAATACCGCTTTCAGCAAAACCAATGCGATCGCTGTTGGTGTAACCCCCTTCTAGGGAAAGCAGGTTCCCCACATCGAACTCCTGAAGCGCGTCGCTGCTACCAGTATTGATACTTAGTCGGTATTCGCTGCGAGCATTGCCATTGGGGAATACTTCCACATAGTAAACACCAGCATCTAAGAAATCGGTAATATTTTCGTTAGCACGACCCCTTTCCTCTGCTGTTTGCAGAATCGTTTTACCATCACCGTCGTACAAACGCATATTGATATCCTGACGCAAGTTAGTCAAGTTGATATCAACAGAACCATCTTTAGTTAGTTCAAAGCGTACCCAGTCTCGTTCGTCCCGACCAGAACGGCCCTGAGTGAAACCTACACTGTTCCGAATGGAAGGGATGTTATCGACCCCTGGTTCAACCTTACCGAAATTGAGAGCCTTTTCGGGAGTGGCATGGTCAGGAATGAAAACAGTAGCTGCCGTGATACCCAACCGGTAGTTACTCCGGACGTTGCCCACGGGGGTAACTTTTACATAGTAGGTTCCCGCTTCGAGTCCTTCCAGTTCAATTTTTTCAGCTTGGCGACCTGGGTTTGTACCCCGCGCTACTCGCTCGCCGCCTTCATCTAGAATCTCTACATCAAGGTTCGCTCTCAGTCGGTCTAGGGTCAAGTTAACATCGCTGTTTACTGGCAAGGTGAAATTGTACCAGTCCTGAGTGTCCCGTCGCCGACCTGTAACGAAACCAACATCTCCAGTCTGACTAACAGGGTTAGCTTCAGTAACTGGCCCCAAAGTGATACCAGGTTTGCTGTCGTCGTCTTCGATGGTGATAGGGTTAGCACTCATACCCAGGCGATAGTCCGTCCTGGCGTTACCTACCGGGAACACCCGCACATAATAATCACCAGGTTCTAAATCCGTGCTAATTTGTTCAGCTTGGCGACCTGGGTTAGTGGACTGATCGATAATAGTTTCGCCATCTGCGCCTAGGAGTTGGACGTTAGCATTAGCCCGAAGTCCGTCCAGAGTCAGCGATAATTCGCTATTTTCGGTGATACTAAACTTGAAGAAGTCTTGTGTGTCTCGGCTTATGCCCCGACCAAAGCCAATTCGGTCAACTGCGCTGACTTCTTCTGGTCCGATATTACCTAGGTTTTCCGCTGTGGCGATCCTGTCTTTGCCTTCTCCGATTATGTCTAAGGCTTCTGCACTTACCCACAAGCGATAGGAAGTGCGATCGCTCCTGCTATTGGGAAAAACTCGGATATAGTATTCCCCTGCACCTAAGTTTTCGGTAATCTCTTCCGGGCGACGACCGGGTTCAGTAGAGCGGAATATTACCGTGCTACCATCCCCGTCCAAAATCTCAACGTCAGCATTGGCTTGGAGTTGGTCAAGAGTCAGGTTAACCTCGCTATCGTTGCTGATGCTGAACTTATAAAAATCTTGCGAGTTCCACACACCATCTTCACGATCGCCGATTCTGTCGTTGTTGCTGTATGGCCTAGGTCGTCCGTTGAGGTCGCCAATATTAATTACATCAGGTCCTATTACGGAACCTAGGGTGACATTAACTGTGGTCTCGCCTAAACCCAACACTTCCAACGAAAGTGTATCGTCTTTGGCGTGGGGATTTTCAGTACCGAGTTCTACTGTGAAGGTGCGACTTTCCCCGTCTTTAACACCCTTATGTTGCACCGGGTTGATGCTTTGAACATAGCCATACTCATCACTCCTGGCTACCATTGTCAAGTCGCTTAATATGGTCTCTAAGCCACTGGTAACTACGTTGACTAGGTTGGAGCTATCGGACCTTAAAGTTTCTACCGTACCAAATCCCAATTGATCAACCAGTTCTCTATATACCGGTACAACATCCCTGGTGACCGCGAAAATAGGAATCACTCCCGTCTCTTCCAAAGCATTCCTGACTTGAGCAACGCTGGGATAGTCTTCTCCCGTACCTGCTGGTCTACCATCAAGAAC includes:
- a CDS encoding pre-peptidase C-terminal domain-containing protein, with translation MNIVPGDNISFDITATVPSDSAETTAIDLVFLTDLSGSFWDDLPVMQRLAPRIVKEVQDIQPDTKFGLASFIDKPIWPFGGSTDYVYETHLPLTDSLPDFQDALGRLEIGFGGDAPEAQLEGLMHVALREEEVGYRNNSRRIVVLSTDARYHEAGAGGAAGITTANNGDTVLDGRPAGTGEDYPSVAQVRNALEETGVIPIFAVTRDVVPVYRELVDQLGFGTVETLRSDSSNLVNVVTSGLETILSDLTMVARSDEYGYVQSINPVQHKGVKDGESRTFTVELGTENPHAKDDTLSLEVLGLGETTVNVTLGSVIGPDVINIGDLNGRPRPYSNNDRIGDREDGVWNSQDFYKFSISNDSEVNLTLDQLQANADVEILDGDGSTVIFRSTEPGRRPEEITENLGAGEYYIRVFPNSRSDRTSYRLWVSAEALDIIGEGKDRIATAENLGNIGPEEVSAVDRIGFGRGISRDTQDFFKFSITENSELSLTLDGLRANANVQLLGADGETIIDQSTNPGRQAEQISTDLEPGDYYVRVFPVGNARTDYRLGMSANPITIEDDDSKPGITLGPVTEANPVSQTGDVGFVTGRRRDTQDWYNFTLPVNSDVNLTLDRLRANLDVEILDEGGERVARGTNPGRQAEKIELEGLEAGTYYVKVTPVGNVRSNYRLGITAATVFIPDHATPEKALNFGKVEPGVDNIPSIRNSVGFTQGRSGRDERDWVRFELTKDGSVDINLTNLRQDINMRLYDGDGKTILQTAEERGRANENITDFLDAGVYYVEVFPNGNARSEYRLSINTGSSDALQEFDVGNLLSLEGGYTNSDRIGFAESGIRNTTDRYEFTLASEAEVDISLTGLRGNADIQLKETNGSLLFDSTRPGNEAEQISQELKAGTYYLDVVPVGNARTNYTLDITAMTDSVDPDGGPVPGSSFFNDLGVLTGDYSNSDRVGFGTGSSRDQVDYYGFRLNEAKSLAIALEGLSANINLELLDNSGSLIFESRNPGTADEKIEQELDPGTYYVAVRPQGSARSPYTLKIADLGVAVDPDGQAPGNVNNIGLLTDYRDTDRIGFPENGYRDVNDYRQFTLNERSSVDINLTGLRANADLELIGSDGRDLLQRSARPGNNDENIKTILDPGNYFVRVFPRGAARTPYEINMAASPITGSLDDTPPGQPLDPLTEGGSISQRGLIGYTEGGRVDTDDYYNFTLESPGFVTVGLDGLRANANLELFELLNNDRTRLLGSSRNPGSQDEEIREFLEPGTYVARVFSQGNQTPYNLSVSMM